The Bombus vancouverensis nearcticus chromosome 7, iyBomVanc1_principal, whole genome shotgun sequence region ATCTTCAGTATcattaattggtatatatttTACACGAAAATCAGTCTTTATTGGCATCAAAGACTTTTCATCTTTACCAATTTCAAGTTCCCACATAAATGATACATTTATTCCATTACCTATTACTAATCTCTGACCAGCAATAGGATTTAAGCTTTTAAAGTTAACATCTATTGATGTTGCTGTTGTTAATTCTGGCTCAATTAGTTGTAGAAGTTGATTTGTTAATCCTGTTACAATTATTTGAAGAAATTTCCTTTCTTTTGCAGTATGGAGTTTCATATTTGACATGAGTGGTGGACCAAAATGTAAAGGTATGCTTTCCTCCAAACCCCATGGACATTGGATATTCAgctataaaaatttacaatattaattttttttaaattacatatttctttttttatacatattattttgatttttaaaatatatgaaaacatACTTTATGTTCCATTGATAAAGAATCTTTCTTTGGTGGTAATTCTGCTAGAACTTTAAACTTTAACCATATTGTTTGAAATGGTTCACAAAATGGCAGTGATATTTCTAGTTCTTTAGACATTGTTTCTTGTGAACCATCGACTTGTATTATCAATCCCCTAGACGTACGTAATTTCAGTTTCATttcatttgttatttttatacttCCACTCATAATAACTAATTCTATGCCTTGAATAAGGCCTGCCAATAAGTCTCTACTATATTTCATAGAAATTGTAGGCTGAGTCTTAGCTACTTCATAACATAACCGAGGATTTAAAATAGGtgataaaaattccaatttttccTCAATCACTAATGATATTTGACCAACTTTATAAAAACCAGGCTGATCTATACGCCTAGTTAATGTAACCATGTTCATACCTGGTTTCACAATAAAATCATTACATGATAGCGCTTTACTAAAATCACCTTTTGCATTTACTGATGGTTTCCTATGTTTTGTACTATCGGAACGTCTTACAATAGGCTTAGTGTTTCTGTGTAAGACACTAGCTGATCCGAGGCTTTTATCTTCTTTATAATCTAAATATGAATATACTTGTAATTGAAGCAAACTTGGATCAAATGGTCTCATATCTTCTAGAGTACATTTCGATAATAATGGAATTGATGGTTCAGGTGGTAACTTCGAACCCTTTTTTTTATTAGGTAATAGAGGTTTTTGAACTTCTTCAACAGATATAGACGCTTTAGTACATTTTACTTCTCTAGGAAACAAactttgtatatatatttcgatATTGACCACGCAGTCTTGCACTACTTTATCCATCACTTTAACTTCCATACTGAGTACTACAAAAGCACATCCGAGTTCTACAAGTAAGGGTTGTGGTGATGAGATCATTTTCATATACCCGAACATTTCTTCAAAATAAGTATTACGAACAGTAATATGTAATACATCCAAACTGGCAATAGCAGcacatatttttgtatatttttcaacATCATCCATTCTTTTGTAGCACTGTGCCAATTCGAGTTGAGTTTGTGCTGCTAAATGCCTCCAGCCTTCATCAGTGTACGTTTTTAAGGCATCCGATAAAAATGCAACAGCTTTTTGATTCTCGCCAAGCTCGCTATAAAATTGTGCTAACTCTTTTCCGATTAATCTGGCTGATCGAATCCGGCCTACATGTTTATAAGTACCCATAGCTAATTCTGCATGTTCAAGATATTGCTTCTTGAATGCCTCTTTAGACGAAAGTGCTTCTTTTAATTTATCGGTAGGTGTTAATTTCCCTTCTATCTGTGGTTCAGAATCTCCCATACCAGCTATTAGGTAAACAACTGTATGTAGTTGTTCACTAGATGGCTCACTTCCAGGCATTAAACCAcataattttcctaaatttcccaactaaaataaattagaataaagATTTAACTATCTTAatactataaataat contains the following coding sequences:
- the SIDL gene encoding SIDL trafficking protein particle complex subunit 10 isoform X1 → MNCNGGSSLGGECRSNTFMDIKPIVTYAGDEKLFSTLENSLFQAISADTVEWRRSFSRPIKQVKLGATFLPFSKDILPTEKDWHLIKQPIFHIYWTECSDVDTYKTSIREDIDNWLKTLTQYHIQDWMIVIVETYDIKKTNKLLPRTTVLDKIRSDFAAKHGDRCCAVINPIKSEMRSAESWRSLVSRIRYLMLAAYDKRLSHFEDIIREQRENRNHPNWNFCHYFLLQEELAFVLQMLGLYDEALVQYDELDALFTQFVLNSNVGDTPIWLNLFQTPLNNWGGVNLSNGTNHHLRNLLAECKASLLDLRSYLFSRQCAMLLSLNKLWEVAQRCLSFVHNTLSELRILEVQRPEGSIECWSFLCALEVLQACQLSSYNIDNNQQLDLCSLHTASLWALARDKLGNLGKLCGLMPGSEPSSEQLHTVVYLIAGMGDSEPQIEGKLTPTDKLKEALSSKEAFKKQYLEHAELAMGTYKHVGRIRSARLIGKELAQFYSELGENQKAVAFLSDALKTYTDEGWRHLAAQTQLELAQCYKRMDDVEKYTKICAAIASLDVLHITVRNTYFEEMFGYMKMISSPQPLLVELGCAFVVLSMEVKVMDKVVQDCVVNIEIYIQSLFPREVKCTKASISVEEVQKPLLPNKKKGSKLPPEPSIPLLSKCTLEDMRPFDPSLLQLQVYSYLDYKEDKSLGSASVLHRNTKPIVRRSDSTKHRKPSVNAKGDFSKALSCNDFIVKPGMNMVTLTRRIDQPGFYKVGQISLVIEEKLEFLSPILNPRLCYEVAKTQPTISMKYSRDLLAGLIQGIELVIMSGSIKITNEMKLKLRTSRGLIIQVDGSQETMSKELEISLPFCEPFQTIWLKFKVLAELPPKKDSLSMEHKLNIQCPWGLEESIPLHFGPPLMSNMKLHTAKERKFLQIIVTGLTNQLLQLIEPELTTATSIDVNFKSLNPIAGQRLVIGNGINVSFMWELEIGKDEKSLMPIKTDFRVKYIPINDTEDLNDLNSNEDPLQIHNLQRMEKACSLYRCNFDITDYVTLFTVSSKVEAAGNGGEFCRAGSMCHLYLTVTRMLPSPNPNPSPQLMYEVLADQAMWAVCGRTAGIVSLEVLEKQSVTLDVMPLTSGYLPLPVVRLSRYIPAPESKSDMIRKSEIASSSRLEPFSPGQVYNASKAQQVHVLPAAPSEAN
- the SIDL gene encoding SIDL trafficking protein particle complex subunit 10 isoform X3, with protein sequence MIVIVETYDIKKTNKLLPRTTVLDKIRSDFAAKHGDRCCAVINPIKSEMRSAESWRSLVSRIRYLMLAAYDKRLSHFEDIIREQRENRNHPNWNFCHYFLLQEELAFVLQMLGLYDEALVQYDELDALFTQFVLNSNVGDTPIWLNLFQTPLNNWGGVNLSNGTNHHLRNLLAECKASLLDLRSYLFSRQCAMLLSLNKLWEVAQRCLSFVHNTLSELRILEVQRPEGSIECWSFLCALEVLQACQLSSYNIDNNQQLDLCSLHTASLWALARDKLGNLGKLCGLMPGSEPSSEQLHTVVYLIAGMGDSEPQIEGKLTPTDKLKEALSSKEAFKKQYLEHAELAMGTYKHVGRIRSARLIGKELAQFYSELGENQKAVAFLSDALKTYTDEGWRHLAAQTQLELAQCYKRMDDVEKYTKICAAIASLDVLHITVRNTYFEEMFGYMKMISSPQPLLVELGCAFVVLSMEVKVMDKVVQDCVVNIEIYIQSLFPREVKCTKASISVEEVQKPLLPNKKKGSKLPPEPSIPLLSKCTLEDMRPFDPSLLQLQVYSYLDYKEDKSLGSASVLHRNTKPIVRRSDSTKHRKPSVNAKGDFSKALSCNDFIVKPGMNMVTLTRRIDQPGFYKVGQISLVIEEKLEFLSPILNPRLCYEVAKTQPTISMKYSRDLLAGLIQGIELVIMSGSIKITNEMKLKLRTSRGLIIQVDGSQETMSKELEISLPFCEPFQTIWLKFKVLAELPPKKDSLSMEHKLNIQCPWGLEESIPLHFGPPLMSNMKLHTAKERKFLQIIVTGLTNQLLQLIEPELTTATSIDVNFKSLNPIAGQRLVIGNGINVSFMWELEIGKDEKSLMPIKTDFRVKYIPINDTEDLNDLNSNEDPLQIHNLQRMEKACSLYRCNFDITDYVTLFTVSSKVEAAGNGGEFCRAGSMCHLYLTVTRMLPSPNPNPSPQLMYEVLADQAMWAVCGRTAGIVSLEVLEKQSVTLDVMPLTSGYLPLPVVRLSRYIPAPESKSDMIRKSEIASSSRLEPFSPGQVYNASKAQQVHVLPAAPSEAN
- the SIDL gene encoding SIDL trafficking protein particle complex subunit 10 isoform X2, whose protein sequence is MNCNGGSSLGGECRSNTFMDIKPIVTYAGDEKLFSTLENSLFQAISADTVEWRRSFSRPIKQVKLGATFLPFSKDILPTEKDWHLIKQPIFHIYWTECSDVDTYKTSIREDIDNWLKTLTQYHIQDWMIVIVETYDIKKTNKLLPRTTVLDKIRSDFAAKHGDRCCAVINPIKSEMRSAESWRSLVSRIRYLMLAAYDKRLSHFEDIIREQRENRNHPNWNFCHYFLLQEELAFVLQMLGLYDEALVQYDELDALFTQFVLNSNVGDTPIWLNLFQTPLNNWGGVNLSNGTNHHLRNLLAECKASLLDLRSYLFSRQCAMLLSLNKLWEVAQRCLSFVHNTLSELRILEVQRPEGSIECWSFLCALEVLQACQLSSYNIDNNQQLDLCSLHTASLWALARDKLGNLGKLCGLMPGSEPSSEQLHTVVYLIAGMGDSEPQIEGKLTPTDKLKEALSSKEAFKKQYLEHAELAMGTYKHVGRIRSARLIGKELAQFYSELGENQKAVAFLSDALKTYTDEGWRHLAAQTQLELAQCYKRMDDVEKYTKICAAIASLDVLHITVRNTYFEEMFGYMKMISSPQPLLVELGCAFVVLSMEVKVMDKVVQDCVVNIEIYIQSLFPREVKCTKASISVEEVQKPLLPNKKKGSKLPPEPSIPLLSKCTLEDMRPFDPSLLQLQVYSYLDYKEDKSLGSASVLHRNTKPIVRRSDSTKHRKPSVNAKGDFSKALSCNDFIVKPGMNMVTLTRRIDQPGFYKVGQISLVIEEKLEFLSPILNPRLCYEVAKTQPTISMKYSRDLLAGLIQGIELVIMSGSIKITNEMKLKLRTSRGLIIQVDGSQETMSKELEISLPFCEPFQTIWLKFKVLAELPPKKDSLSMEHKLNIQCPWGLEESIPLHFGPPLMSNMKLHTAKERKFLQIIVTGLTNQLLQLIEPELTTATSIDVNFKSLNPIAGQRLVIGNGINVSFMWELEIGKDEKSLMPIKTDFRVKYIPINDTEDLNDLNSNEDPLQIHNLQRMEKACSLYRCNFDITDYVCLQKLKQLEMEVNFVVLVACAIFISQ